CGAAACCTTTACCGCCACCACCTGTCCCGCCGTCTAGAAAATTTCATAATTCCAATTCTAGAAAAAATGCAACGTCACATCTCACAGGTGTCTATTCTACTAGAACTTTGTAATGTTGGTACCCTGTGAGTAAGACGACATTACTTTTAAAAGACGTTATAACGTATTAAAatcaatatatatatatcaaaTACAAGCCACATACTATCTAATTCCGCCACCGTCCTCACCTAAAAGAGAATGGGGAGGTCTCGATATCATAGGAATAATAAATTTGATTTACCTAATTTGGATCAACCACTCTACATGtcttttcatcaaactCTAGCAGCCCCTTAGATTCCTTAATCTTACACTGTACCAAAATCAAAAGATTGTACAACATCTTAAGTACCGGGGTCTTGACATTGTACGTTTCTGCCAATCTGAGGGGATTACCTAGAATGACCTCTAGCTCCATCAATTGATTCTTTTGACGGTCCACGCACATCGAAGGTGTAAACATAATATCCTTGGAAATGTTGGtgaaaaaatcaatgaaTTGCGAATCTAGAGAAATACCTTCCGCAGCGGCAATATCCATGATTTCGTTCATGGCAGGTCTGAATATCTCAAACTCTGTAGACTTCTGGTCACTGCCAAACTGAAGAGCCCGGGGAACATCCAAGCTGACCAGCGCAGTGGTCGTGTTTATCGCTGCGTTATACAAGAGTTTCTTCCATCTTGAGTAGCGGACCCTTTCGTCAAACTCACCCTTGTTTTTGCCCTCATTGTGATACAACTCCACAAAATCCTTTGCGGCACGTATCGCGGCAGCATCTTTGCTATCAAACGGACCGATAGAAAGAAAATCGGTACCTACCTGGTGTATTTGACCGGGTCCAATTTTCGTCGATCCGATGATCTCGATACCGGAAAGAACGCAGTAATTGTACTCGTCTCTGGAGAAACGTTCGTAAATGTCTCTCTCGATATCGATCCCATTTTGAATAAGGACCACATTTGTTCTCCTTTCTGGGAACTCTACTTTGAAACGTTCCAGTATTGGTTCAATTACCTGAGGCACTCTAGAGTGCACGGGGCCATCAGGAATGTTCTTAGTAGTCACGACAATGTAATCGTAAAAGTTACTCTCACCACTCTCACCTAGAGCATGTGCGGTATCCTTAAACACATGGTGAGGGGTCCAGTTTTCCAATTTGCCGTAGTCGCACGAGTCGATGGTATATCCGTGCTCCAGGACGTGGTTGTAATCAGACCTGACCACCAGCGACACAATCGATTTATCCCTCACAAAAAGCGACAACGTCGCAATTacaccaacaccaccggCACCAATCACAAGAACGTACGGTTTATTACCTTCGTTAGCCATAGAAAACACTCACGGGACAGAAACTTGACCAATTCTTAGGGGTGGTGACTCCGGATGAAGAATCGCAGCTTAGATCTCTTATTAATCAAATTTATAACTTCACCTAGAAGATTATATAGATTCAACTACAAAAGAGTCAACGTAGAAAAAAGTTCACAGACACGAGAGCGACCAATCCAACACCATTCCACTACAACTCAATCCAACAGTCGTCTGTGCAACACTTTTAATCACTGATAGGAGTCCCGTCCAGTGGTTGATCCTCAAGCATTTAATCATTGATTAcgaaaatatcaaaaatttcagcgatggaagaacaagaaaaaaaatagcagGGAAAGACGGTTTTATgtcaaagaggaacagAGCAGTGGTTAGAGTTGGTTATCGTTGCTCATTTCAACGCACTCACTCACAAAATAGAACCAGAGAAGATGTCCGCTAAAACAGCTGCACCAAGGGTTCCTTCCAATGCAACTTTCAAGAGCAAAGAGAAGCCACAGGAGGTTCGTAAGGCGAATATTATTGCTGCGCGTGCCGTTGCCGATGCGATCAGAACATCGTTGGGTCCCAAGGGGATGGACAAGATGATCAAAACTTCTCGTGGCGAGATCATTATCTCCAATGATGGGCACACCATCCTGAAACAGATGGCTATTTTACACCCAGTGGCGAGAATGCTGGTTGATGTTTCCGCCGCACAGGATGCTGAAGCCGGTGACGGTACGACATCCGTTGTTATACTGACAGGTGCATTATTGGGGGCAGCAGACAGACTGCTGAGCAAAGGTATTCACCCTACAATTATTGCTGAATCTTTCGAAAAGGCGTCGAGGAGAAGCGTGGAGATACTATTGGAAATCTGTCACAAAATCTCTTTGAACGATAGAGAAGACTTGATTAGAGCTGCTACGACTTCTCTATCTTCCAAAATTGTCTCTCAACACTCGTCCTTCCTTGCCCCATTAACTGTCGATTCCATACTCAAGATTTGTGATGAAAACTCCACAACTGTGGATTTGAGTGATATCAGGttgatcaagaaagtggGCGGTACTATCGACGATACGAATTTGATCAACGGTGTTGTTTTGACACAGAATGTTGTGAAAAATGCCGGTGGGCCCACGAGG
This sequence is a window from Huiozyma naganishii CBS 8797 chromosome 3, complete genome. Protein-coding genes within it:
- the KNAG0C03940 gene encoding uncharacterized protein (similar to Saccharomyces cerevisiae YDL144C; ancestral locus Anc_7.320), which produces MANEGNKPYVLVIGAGGVGVIATLSLFVRDKSIVSLVVRSDYNHVLEHGYTIDSCDYGKLENWTPHHVFKDTAHALGESGESNFYDYIVVTTKNIPDGPVHSRVPQVIEPILERFKVEFPERRTNVVLIQNGIDIERDIYERFSRDEYNYCVLSGIEIIGSTKIGPGQIHQVGTDFLSIGPFDSKDAAAIRAAKDFVELYHNEGKNKGEFDERVRYSRWKKLLYNAAINTTTALVSLDVPRALQFGSDQKSTEFEIFRPAMNEIMDIAAAEGISLDSQFIDFFTNISKDIMFTPSMCVDRQKNQLMELEVILGNPLRLAETYNVKTPVLKMLYNLLILVQCKIKESKGLLEFDEKTCRVVDPN